TCAGTTGCGATATCCCATCACAGAGCTTGAGTGTAGCAATGTCCTTTGAGATTAATCGGGGCCTGGGAAAATTCAATTCAGCCAAAGACTATCATGCCGCCCTGGGACTCCCCCTAGGAGCCGATGCTGCTCAGATTCGCAAGCAATACTTAAAAATTGCCCGAAACCTACATCCAGATAGTCGCAGTAATGATGAATCTCAGCAGTTGGCTAGCCAAATTCTATCAAAACTCGTTAACCCAGCTTATCAACTGCTCACCCAAGAAAAACAGCGGGAGGAGTATGAAGTCATTCTCCGGCTCTTAGGACAACAGTTGGTGAATGGGCAAATTCCCTTAAACCAATCGAATCCAGCCGTAACAGCAATCATGACCGCCCCCGATTATGAAGCTATTTATTTGTCGTCCCTAGAAGCATTGGCTAATCAGCAGTACGAAAACCTAGCGGCTAGCGTGGCTATTACAGGACAGATTAGTGAGCTAAATCTAGCCCTTTTGTGGCGACAACATGGGGGTTCAACTGGAGCAACCGCAGTCCCTCAACCGACTGTCACCAGTGCCACACCACCGACTCCATCGACTCCGACCATGCCAGGGAGTTCTCCGCCCCCAATAGCAGTTTCCTCCAGTAAGGCAACCCAAAGCGGGACTGACCAATATACGGAGCAATACTATCGGCGAGCCGAAGAGTTTTTTCGGAAAAATAGTTTTCAACAGGCCATTAAGGAACTGCGGGATGCCCTCAAACTCAATCCCAA
The window above is part of the Pseudocalidococcus azoricus BACA0444 genome. Proteins encoded here:
- a CDS encoding J domain-containing protein, whose protein sequence is MSFEINRGLGKFNSAKDYHAALGLPLGADAAQIRKQYLKIARNLHPDSRSNDESQQLASQILSKLVNPAYQLLTQEKQREEYEVILRLLGQQLVNGQIPLNQSNPAVTAIMTAPDYEAIYLSSLEALANQQYENLAASVAITGQISELNLALLWRQHGGSTGATAVPQPTVTSATPPTPSTPTMPGSSPPPIAVSSSKATQSGTDQYTEQYYRRAEEFFRKNSFQQAIKELRDALKLNPNSSRCHALMGQTYLKQGQITMAKVHFNQALKINPQEAQAVTGIETITKAERRAQQKSKQTIPPKSSGGGLFGSLFKKKDK